The following are from one region of the Sorghum bicolor cultivar BTx623 chromosome 2, Sorghum_bicolor_NCBIv3, whole genome shotgun sequence genome:
- the LOC8063741 gene encoding uncharacterized protein LOC8063741, which yields MASSPWPLTAGAAPVPPPEAAAAAATAAAATPAPTSEQHRVKEEGNAAAAAVPKQEEEEEAKPHLPRDDDSEAVIQEHGQKINRYQAILAARLKAKFFSKKAFDRGNIFESETIVGGETIRSSRWPCTRSFANPEIFSRDKNSNEKGNSPSSAADSSAKNNSPPLAGEASPKNNASASVTENNLTPGKRQQSKKN from the exons ATGGCTTCCTCCCCGTGGCCGCTCACCGCCGGTGCCGCCCCCGTCCCGCCGCCagaagcagcagctgctgctgctaccgccgccgccgccacccccGCCCCGACGTCGGAGCAGCACCGGGTTAAG GAGGAAGGAAACGCTGCCGCCGCGGCTGTACcgaagcaggaggaggaggaggaggccaagCCCCACTTGCCGCGGGACGATGACTC AGAAGCAGTAATCCAAGAGCATGGACAGAAGATCAATAGATATCAAGCAATCCTTGCAGCCCGTCTGAAGGCCAAGTTTTTCTCCAAAAAGGCTTTTGACAGAG GGAACATCTTTGAATCAGAAACCATTGTTGGAGGTGAAACAATCCGGTCAAGCAG GTGGCCATGTACAAGATCGTTTGCAAACCCTGAAATTTTTTCCCGCGACAAGAACAGCAATGAGAAGGGAAATTCTCCATCTTCAGCAGCAGATTCCTCTGCCAAGAACAACTCTCCACCCTTGGCTGGTGAAGCCTCACCAAAAAATAATGCTAGTGCTTCGGTCACAGAAAACAATCTAACACCTGGAAAGAGACAGCAATCCAAGAAGAATTGA
- the LOC8083274 gene encoding basic leucine zipper 43, translating into MLQQHHYHGGVASLHCLSNPDQAFHAHYHSNMIAMPPTPLFHHLSPSTFEQPIHEAQAVVAAGNSPAGSGSTDDAYGGGGRTAMAEAERRRRRMVSNRESARRSRMRKQRQLTELWAQVVHLRGANRRLLDELNRAMRGCSDVCCENARLEKEKTDLSTKLERLTQAQNTATPSSSSEPQHDTARY; encoded by the coding sequence ATGCTGCAGCAGCACCATTACCATGGAGGAGTGGCTAGCCTTCACTGCCTCTCAAATCCGGACCAGGCATTCCACGCTCACTACCACAGCAACATGATCGCCATGCCGCCCACTCCGCTATTCCACCACCTCTCGCCTTCTACCTTTGAACAACCTATCCACGAAGCACAGGCGGTTGTCGCTGCCGGCAACAGTCCAGCCGGCTCCGGCAGTACCGATGATgcctacggcggcggcggccgcacgGCAATGGCGGAGGCTGAGCGGAGGCGGCGGAGGATGGTCTCCAACAGGGAGTCCGCCAGGAGATCACGCATGCGCAAGCAGCGGCAGCTCACCGAGCTGTGGGCGCAGGTCGTCCACCTCCGCGGGGCCAACCGCCGCCTCCTCGACGAGCTGAACCGCGCAATGAGGGGCTGCAGTGATGTGTGCTGCGAGAACGCCCGGCTTGAGAAAGAGAAGACCGATCTCAGTACCAAGCTCGAGCGGCTCACCCAGGCGCAGAACACCGCCACGCCAAGCTCCTCCTCAGAGCCGCAACATGACACCGCGCGCTACTGA